Proteins from one Oscillatoria nigro-viridis PCC 7112 genomic window:
- a CDS encoding esterase-like activity of phytase family protein has translation MAASLAIWVNQSAQSFAVTKIDFIGRAIFPTGSPFQGTEIGGLSGITYDAEKQVYYAISDDRSSKAPARFYTLKINLQSGKLEKEKITFTGVTTLLDENGKGFPELSLDPEGIAFTGNSVFVSSEGDVDRQINPFIKEFSLDGKLLKTLPIPELFLPDDKGTKGIRNNLSFESLTLTPDRKYLFTATENAIVQDGAAASLETGSPCRILRYDAVSGNPEASFLYITEPLPAGANPVGKLTSNGLVDLLAIDDRRLLSLERGFSLETGTTIRIFEISLDKGDRIDALESLKSRLGEVSPAQKRLLLDLETLKIPLDNIEGLTLGPDLADASKGLILVSDNNFSPLQETQILGFQIKVQKTS, from the coding sequence ATGGCAGCAAGTCTTGCTATTTGGGTAAATCAATCAGCTCAATCTTTCGCTGTTACGAAAATTGATTTTATCGGCAGAGCAATATTTCCTACAGGTTCTCCGTTTCAGGGGACGGAAATTGGCGGACTTTCGGGCATTACTTATGATGCCGAAAAACAAGTTTATTATGCCATTTCTGATGACCGCAGCAGCAAGGCTCCGGCGCGCTTCTATACTCTAAAAATTAACTTGCAATCTGGTAAACTGGAAAAAGAGAAAATTACTTTTACTGGTGTCACTACTTTATTAGATGAAAACGGCAAAGGTTTTCCTGAATTAAGTTTAGATCCGGAAGGGATAGCTTTTACGGGCAATAGCGTGTTTGTTTCTTCAGAGGGAGATGTCGATCGCCAAATAAATCCTTTTATCAAAGAGTTCTCCCTCGATGGTAAACTCCTGAAAACGCTGCCAATCCCAGAACTATTTTTGCCGGATGACAAAGGCACTAAAGGCATCCGCAACAATCTATCATTTGAAAGTTTAACTTTAACGCCCGATCGCAAATATCTATTCACCGCTACCGAAAACGCTATAGTTCAAGATGGCGCCGCAGCTTCCCTGGAAACCGGGAGTCCGTGCCGGATTTTGCGCTACGATGCGGTGAGCGGCAATCCTGAAGCATCGTTTCTCTACATCACCGAACCGCTACCCGCTGGTGCGAATCCTGTGGGAAAATTAACTAGCAACGGTTTAGTGGATTTGTTGGCGATCGACGATCGCCGCTTGCTGAGTTTAGAGCGCGGTTTTTCCCTGGAAACCGGCACAACTATCAGAATTTTTGAGATTTCTCTGGACAAGGGCGATCGTATTGATGCCCTCGAAAGCCTCAAAAGCCGTCTGGGCGAGGTTTCTCCCGCTCAAAAACGCCTGCTGCTGGATTTGGAAACCCTGAAAATCCCCCTAGACAACATTGAGGGGTTGACATTGGGTCCCGACCTGGCGGATGCTAGCAAAGGTCTGATTTTGGTGAGCGACAACAACTTCAGTCCCCTGCAAGAGACTCAAATTTTGGGCTTCCAAATAAAAGTTCAAAAAACCTCTTGA
- a CDS encoding aminotransferase class V-fold PLP-dependent enzyme, translating to MTKDNHRQQFPALANKAYFNYGGQGPLPEPALDAIYQAYKRVQLGGPFSGEVGAWVVQEAMLTRRAIASELTVPPETIALTEDVTVGCNIALWGIDWKAGDHLLLSDCEHHGIVASVMELQRRFNIEVSICPLAATLNEGDPVAVIADSLRPNTRLLVISHILWNTGQVLPLAEIVKVCHEPPLTPPCQGGGQEEFSLIKGGGQEELPAKNHKVRVLVDAAQSVGVLPLNLIESGVDFYAFTGHKWWCGPEGLGGLYVSAEALADLHPVFIGWRGIVTDANAKVLGWKPGSQRYEIATSAYPLYGGLRSAIALQHEWGTIEERYAEICRLSKYLWERLSVLPDVECLRKSAPEAGLVSFRLTNGMPHNKLVNLLEKQGIMVRTILNPDCVRACVHYFTTEAEIDKLVGAIAIAKFSFE from the coding sequence ATGACAAAGGACAATCACCGGCAACAATTCCCAGCTTTGGCCAATAAAGCTTATTTTAACTACGGCGGACAAGGGCCGCTGCCTGAGCCTGCTTTAGACGCGATTTATCAGGCTTACAAACGGGTGCAGCTTGGGGGGCCGTTTTCGGGGGAGGTGGGGGCTTGGGTGGTTCAGGAGGCGATGCTGACGCGACGTGCGATCGCATCTGAGTTGACGGTACCTCCTGAAACCATCGCCCTAACTGAAGATGTCACCGTCGGCTGCAATATTGCGCTGTGGGGCATTGACTGGAAAGCAGGCGACCATTTGCTGCTTTCTGACTGCGAACACCACGGCATTGTAGCTAGTGTAATGGAACTTCAGCGCCGTTTCAACATTGAGGTTTCGATTTGTCCGTTGGCGGCAACTTTGAATGAGGGCGATCCGGTGGCGGTGATTGCTGATAGTTTGCGGCCAAATACTCGCTTGTTGGTTATCAGTCACATTTTGTGGAATACTGGCCAAGTTTTGCCTCTGGCTGAGATTGTGAAAGTGTGTCATGAACCCCCCCTAACCCCCCCTTGCCAAGGGGGGGGACAAGAGGAGTTTTCCCTGATTAAAGGGGGGGGACAAGAAGAATTGCCTGCAAAGAATCACAAAGTTAGGGTATTAGTTGATGCGGCTCAATCTGTGGGGGTTTTGCCTTTAAATTTGATTGAATCGGGGGTTGACTTTTATGCTTTTACGGGTCATAAATGGTGGTGCGGCCCGGAAGGTTTGGGGGGGCTTTATGTGAGTGCTGAAGCTTTGGCAGATTTGCATCCGGTGTTTATCGGTTGGCGGGGAATTGTGACGGATGCTAATGCTAAAGTCCTTGGCTGGAAGCCTGGATCGCAGCGCTATGAAATTGCGACTTCGGCTTATCCTTTGTATGGGGGTTTGCGGAGCGCGATCGCCCTGCAGCACGAATGGGGTACGATCGAGGAAAGGTATGCAGAAATTTGCCGTTTAAGTAAGTATCTCTGGGAGCGTTTGTCGGTACTTCCCGATGTGGAATGTTTGCGGAAATCTGCGCCGGAAGCGGGTTTAGTTTCGTTTCGATTAACTAATGGGATGCCGCACAACAAGCTTGTCAATTTGTTGGAGAAACAGGGAATTATGGTAAGGACTATTCTTAATCCTGACTGTGTGCGGGCTTGTGTTCACTATTTTACAACTGAGGCGGAGATTGATAAGTTGGTTGGGGCGATCGCCATAGCGAAGTTTTCATTTGAGTAA
- a CDS encoding Uma2 family endonuclease: MTVTLINPSPEKTTQRVVLSNISWQTYQTLLAEAGDKRSSRFSYCHEVLEIIMPSDLHETVNCLLKQFVTTLSDELKLKRKGFGSTTLNREDLKQGAEPDSCFYIQNVDRIRGRKINLSIDPPPDLIIEVDLTSPSTNRFTIYKNLGVPEIWRYVGETVQFFQLQNGEYAICEYSGAFPIVSSGIINQFLQMAETEDDTTIIEALRVWVRHQLRSPENEQ, translated from the coding sequence ATGACTGTTACGCTCATTAACCCCTCCCCAGAAAAAACTACACAACGGGTGGTATTATCTAATATCAGTTGGCAGACTTACCAAACTTTATTAGCAGAAGCGGGAGACAAGAGATCCTCGCGTTTTTCGTATTGTCACGAAGTATTAGAAATTATCATGCCATCAGATTTGCATGAAACAGTTAATTGTTTGTTGAAACAGTTTGTGACTACTTTAAGTGACGAATTAAAATTGAAACGCAAGGGATTTGGTTCAACGACTCTAAACCGTGAAGATTTAAAACAAGGTGCAGAACCGGATTCCTGTTTTTATATCCAAAATGTCGATCGCATTCGCGGCCGAAAAATTAACTTGTCAATCGACCCGCCACCTGATTTAATCATCGAAGTCGATCTCACCAGTCCATCTACTAATCGCTTTACTATCTACAAAAACTTAGGAGTTCCTGAAATTTGGAGATATGTCGGAGAGACTGTACAATTTTTTCAACTTCAGAACGGAGAATATGCGATCTGTGAATACAGTGGCGCTTTTCCGATTGTTTCTTCAGGAATAATCAATCAATTTTTGCAGATGGCCGAGACGGAGGATGATACGACTATCATTGAGGCTTTGCGAGTATGGGTGAGGCACCAGTTGCGATCGCCCGAAAACGAGCAATAA
- a CDS encoding thiol-disulfide oxidoreductase DCC family protein — protein sequence MSAAKTEFSESVAPSPESVAPAWQIELLYDGECPLCLREVNFLKKQDAGRGLVSFVDIADDGYNPEAHGGIDYETAMGRIHAILPDGTAIKNVEVFRRTYEILGMGWVYAVTELPAIGAIANWLYGIWADWRLKLTGRPDLATIMSDRTVRIECESQDRCQPNSK from the coding sequence ATGTCTGCTGCTAAAACTGAGTTTTCCGAATCTGTTGCGCCCTCACCCGAGTCTGTTGCGCCTGCTTGGCAGATTGAGTTGCTGTACGACGGTGAATGTCCTCTGTGCTTGCGGGAGGTTAATTTCTTAAAAAAACAGGACGCGGGGCGAGGTTTAGTGTCGTTTGTGGATATCGCGGATGATGGCTACAACCCGGAGGCCCACGGCGGAATCGACTACGAAACGGCGATGGGTCGGATTCACGCGATATTACCCGACGGTACGGCAATTAAAAATGTGGAGGTTTTTCGCCGCACCTACGAGATTTTAGGTATGGGATGGGTTTATGCTGTGACTGAGTTACCAGCGATCGGGGCGATCGCCAATTGGTTGTACGGAATTTGGGCAGACTGGCGGCTGAAGCTGACGGGAAGACCGGATTTAGCAACAATTATGAGCGATCGAACTGTGCGGATCGAGTGCGAAAGTCAAGACCGCTGCCAACCCAACTCGAAATGA
- a CDS encoding TM0106 family RecB-like putative nuclease — MLITDKLLLSYQRCHLRAFLDTCGDWKQLDPPSDFLLKLMRDSATYQQQALEHETYQQPYYPRGDWEAGAAATLSLMQQGVDRIYRGVLIRSEFGKTNAATTSLVGIDSQYFPEFGEIPETPVDFSSSNLPSSNITLISRPHLLIKQPGQSKFGNWSYTTADIWLSKRPKLEYQIIAAFHAQVLASVQETMPDTAWLMLRKKGLCSVNLGQRNPQMFEILDDCIQMIEHRDKPEVFISRQKCNLCGWYTICHAEAESIKHLSLLPGVTASRYARLKSLEITDVEALANASSELLSEYPEFPDRVAFDVVQQAKSHLLNQPLLREEGSSATSNVRDLTDSSSAANTVRDLTKLTDVGVRKEGIREEAEVNEFITILEVPQKSLATVNLVQGKTTENKPATSSIPAPILRKKPIPYSQSVFLPIAPIELYFDIEAEPELNLDYLHGVLVVDRCNNTENFHGFLAESAAEEGVIWQQFLELMWAYPIAPIFHFCDYEVKTFKRLAKLYNTPAYLWKPVLKRFVDIHKQVTQKAIMPVESYALKPIARWLGFDWRDAKANGAQCVCWYEDWLKTGDRSLLEAIVRYNEDDCRATYVVKDWLTNFLLSQKQ; from the coding sequence ATGTTAATAACTGACAAACTGCTACTTTCCTATCAGCGATGCCATCTCCGAGCATTTTTAGACACCTGCGGAGACTGGAAACAACTAGATCCCCCCAGCGACTTTTTGCTGAAACTGATGCGCGACAGCGCGACATACCAGCAGCAAGCTTTGGAACACGAGACTTACCAACAACCATATTATCCTAGAGGGGATTGGGAAGCTGGCGCGGCCGCTACATTGAGTTTAATGCAGCAAGGGGTCGATCGCATTTACCGAGGAGTTCTGATCCGGAGCGAATTCGGCAAAACCAACGCCGCCACAACTTCTCTGGTAGGAATTGACAGTCAATATTTCCCAGAATTTGGCGAAATCCCCGAAACTCCCGTTGATTTTTCATCCTCCAATCTTCCCTCTTCAAACATTACCCTGATTAGCCGCCCCCATTTATTAATCAAACAGCCGGGACAATCAAAATTTGGCAATTGGAGTTATACTACTGCGGATATTTGGCTTAGCAAGCGACCAAAACTAGAGTATCAAATTATCGCAGCTTTTCACGCCCAAGTTTTAGCTTCCGTACAGGAAACAATGCCCGATACTGCGTGGCTGATGCTGCGAAAAAAAGGGCTGTGCTCGGTGAATCTCGGCCAGCGAAATCCTCAGATGTTCGAGATTTTAGATGATTGCATTCAGATGATAGAACATCGGGATAAACCAGAGGTGTTCATTTCCCGGCAAAAGTGCAATCTTTGCGGTTGGTATACTATCTGTCACGCCGAAGCCGAATCTATTAAACATCTTTCGTTATTGCCGGGAGTTACTGCCAGCCGCTATGCTAGACTAAAAAGTCTCGAAATTACTGATGTAGAAGCTCTCGCTAATGCTAGTTCCGAACTGCTTTCAGAGTATCCCGAATTTCCGGATCGAGTTGCTTTTGATGTGGTGCAGCAAGCTAAATCGCACTTGCTAAATCAACCGCTGTTGCGGGAAGAAGGAAGTTCGGCAACGAGCAATGTACGGGATTTAACGGATAGCAGTTCGGCAGCTAACACTGTACGGGATTTAACAAAATTAACAGATGTAGGTGTGAGGAAAGAAGGAATAAGGGAAGAGGCAGAAGTTAATGAATTTATAACCATACTAGAAGTTCCCCAGAAGAGTTTAGCAACAGTTAATCTTGTTCAGGGAAAGACTACAGAAAATAAACCTGCTACATCTTCTATACCTGCGCCAATTCTTCGCAAGAAACCAATTCCCTATTCTCAATCAGTCTTTTTGCCGATCGCCCCAATCGAACTCTACTTTGACATTGAAGCGGAACCCGAGTTAAACTTAGATTACCTCCACGGAGTCTTAGTTGTTGACCGATGCAACAATACGGAAAATTTTCACGGTTTTTTAGCAGAATCAGCAGCAGAGGAAGGTGTCATCTGGCAGCAGTTTTTAGAATTAATGTGGGCTTATCCCATTGCTCCGATTTTTCACTTTTGCGACTACGAAGTCAAGACTTTTAAGCGACTGGCTAAACTTTACAATACTCCTGCTTATTTGTGGAAACCCGTGCTGAAACGGTTTGTAGATATTCACAAACAAGTGACGCAAAAAGCGATTATGCCGGTGGAAAGTTACGCACTCAAGCCAATTGCCCGCTGGCTGGGTTTTGACTGGCGAGATGCTAAGGCTAATGGTGCTCAGTGCGTCTGCTGGTACGAGGATTGGCTCAAAACCGGCGATCGATCGCTCTTGGAGGCGATCGTCCGCTACAATGAGGACGACTGTCGTGCTACTTATGTGGTTAAAGATTGGTTGACCAATTTTTTGTTAAGTCAGAAACAGTGA